The DNA segment ACAGGAACGTTCAATGAACGTTTTTAGGtctgatatcttatttttatttccactCGCGCTCCGCACTCGCATCAATACCTATATTgtccatgattacaaaaagtactTAGAATGTCAAgtatttaggtcggaatgtcaaaattttgagctcgcgctcgcatcatttcatTGTTCATATATGCATGGTCTTAATGGGTAACTGGTTACAGTCCTTATAATTTTttacatacgcatcttcttCAGGACCActgagacgggttagtggctagggcgaccccgatccgattgatcGTCAGATAGACAAATTTTCGACACTACTCGTATACCAATTATAACTTCCTTTGTCGgatgaaggtgagttttgatcAATGACAAGCCGCAAAGCCATTTCTTCGGcatttttttcggcatcaccaatttttccaaaaagggCAGAttgctctggggaaccttgatttaagctaatTGTGTCCCCCATCTTTTAGGAGAGATTTCAGCACCCCACTGCCTTTAAAACGTGGCAATGAGCCACGGTCGCCTTGgtttaatagaccagttcgtagttacttcatggacaagtttggtcaaatgacctttcatttctttcattatgataggcagatttcaaagcaagatattacgtaagcttgccttacatagcaggatgatgaaattgaatagaccagttgactagaatagcacacgaATGAACACTTTATAGGGGCATTTATATTGCAGAGCAAAAAGgatgttgctaggcaacataCCCACAACAAACCAAAAAACCTCTCCAGAAAAATCACTCTTCCgtagtgggttttttttttaacttctcGGCGCGCGCTATTCAACGTCGCTCGTTCGCTCTCGATTTCTTCAGGAGCTCACCGAGCTAGCTCAGCGGCCAGCCCAGCGCAATCAGCGGCCCAATCACCGCTCAACCGATGTAAACCAGCAGCGCCTCTTTCGTTCTTAGCTCTTGCGCGCGCTAGGGCCTGCGACCCGGAAGCAACTCCGTGCCCTTCGGCAGGCTAGAAACTGGTAAAGCATGCGCAGTACGTATCCAAAAAATCGCGGAATTTTGTAAAACCGCGGTTTTTTGAGCAGTGTAAatggtgagacaaaaaaccgtggtttttgcagtgtaaatgAGGCTCATGAAGGTAtctgttgcattcctactttgaatgcatatcatagcatgttgcacaatgtacttggcaaacagtgaaataccagtcgctcgtggacgcattgttgttgtttgtggatgtaaatgaaaaccacaattcaaaagaatatatgaataataaagacatcaaagttggtgctaatctcattagattttaaaccaccatgtcactttagtgatcatgcgcagaaaggaactacgatcTGGCTTTGGTCTTGTCCGTATATAAACTAATAACACAATTGCCGATTTGCATCACGGAAATTGAAAGCTTAATAACTGGTAAAGAAGACGCAGATCGATCTATTGTTGATCAAGACGGAGATCAAGATCGAAGGTTGCAGAGCCGCGTGCGTTAAACAATATGTATGCTATGcgttctggggcccgttgcagaaagagttgcaatcaatcacaagtctaaaaatcatgcgcaacttgattttcaaccaatcaaaagcgcgcatttgggacttgcgattaattgtttgacttgcgtttaaacgcaactctttctgcaacgggccccagttcaCTGATGTTAATTTTTGCCTGAAGTTAGAATACGTTCCATGCTGATTTAGCGTAGATCAGAGTCTATCAAGATCTAGAGACTAGACTGGATCTAAGATAGATTAACTTAGATCTAGGACTGGTTCTGTATACGGACTAGACCTATTAAACCATGGCTACTAAGCTAATTGGTCTAACCTAATTAAACGTAAAGTTCGGAATTAACCAGTTCGAAAATAACCATGGCATTGGTCGGCTACTAGTATTAGGCATTAgacaggtccagatttgaggTAAAGTTAATGCGCTAGCTTATGCTAGCCCTAGCCTACAATTTTGTCTTGCATTTAATGGCAGCTAGTTTGATAATGTTTAGAAATGATCTAGATATAGACCCAAACATATAAGGCCTATGTAACTATATGTTAGGGTACCGggaattcgagggtgctgattcgtTCGTAGCAACGTGAACGCGGACCACTGAACGAGACACTGGCAATGATATCCGTCCATGCGCATGCGTTACCTTATTCCGAAGGCGTAAGTCATgaacattcatattttgttccaGAACggtggaaaaaatattttgcttcCGGCAAGAGTTCAGGTACAAGCAGTGAAAGGAATAAATTTATGTTAGCTACATATTAATCTCCTCTGAGTTGAGAACAGCATTGTTTGCAGAAGGAAATTATGTCAtggatgggattcgaacccaccaCTGTTCAAAATCTGGAGATTAAATTCCCCCTGGGAAGTGAGGTCATAGATGTTGATTTCTGTACGAGTACGACTGTAAATTCTTTATGTTGCGTTTGAACTTTCTTGAATATTCCGAATTCAGATCATATATCGTTCAAAATACtataaatcaaatttacaacacGCGTCATTTATTTGAGTatacataaaactgaaaaatacGAGTCCACCTACGATGGCCAGTTTGGCAGTCGACGGGGATTGGAAAGAAAACGTAAAGCATAACTTATCTATATTCCGTAAAGCACTTCGCGCGCGGTTAGCTTAACTAGATTATTAAGCCCACATGCAGTGCTCAACAGAGCTGTATACATCTTTCTGATAAATATGATTATGTGAAAAGGCCAATACCGTAGTAAAGCAATAAGTTATGGGGCGTACACGTAGAGGGCTGAGGCAGAAGGTCGGCAGTGGCCACCCTTAAAAGAAATGGGTCAAAGTGCATgttggccccccccccaaaaaaaaaaaaacacatacacaCGAACACATTCCTTCCACACACCCACTTCCACTTACACACATGCGCACTCTTAGTCTGCGACACACACAGAAGGGTGAGGCGCAAGGGGAGAAGAATAGAagatgaatttcaattttatagCTTGCAAAATATTCTCGATGAAATAAACAATTACACATACAGTTATctttttgaatatattttaattcaatcaCTGAATTATTGAATATCGATGTTCCTTGACAAACGATGCCTTCAATTCAGAAGATAATTCTTCCGCCGTGTTAAATCTTCATCCATGGAGTAACCAAAGAGTTTGAAATCGGGAGCGTAAATCTCGTACAATCTATGCAGATATTCTTTGGAAATCGTTTTATAATACTTGGTGAATATTTCTTCGGTATTGCTTGTGTTCCTGTAAGGTTCTTTGAAGCGAACAAGGTGATCGACCCTCAGGTATCGTAAGATGTACTCCGAGTCTTCTTTCCCAGTTTCCAACTTCCCGATGTAGTCAAAATGCATGTTACACGGGAGAACCATTTGATACACGGGCTTCCAATGTCTTTCCATGTTGTTCTTTGCATCTTTATCTGTAATAAATCGAACGAATTCCGCGAACGTCACACCCACCCCAGTTTCAAGTTCCAACTTGGAAGGGTTGTCCCTGTAGCGTTCGATAATTCTTCGTCCGAAGGCCTTTTGATATGGCACGTTATGCTCTTCGAGTTTGTTCCTGTACGCGGATAGGACGCGCGCAAGGGGATCGCGCATGAACACGAACGTGGTGTAATTCCGCAGACGGTATTCGATCTCCTCGGGCGGGTACTGGCTCAGCTTCTTCAAGCTCGGATCATGGGCTCTCCATAAGGGTATTTCCTCGACAGTTTTAAACGTTCCCTTCAGAACGAGGAAAACGCTCTTCCAGTGACTGGAGCCCACTTTACAGATGAAGCCATATAATATCCGGTACTTATCGTCAACAATATAAAACCTAAGCAGTTTTCTGTTATTGTGTATGACGTTAGTCATGTTCAGTTTCAGTGATTGGTTTTTGCTACACTCGTCCCTCAGAAGCTGTTGTCGTAGAACTTGTCTCTCTGACCAGGTACCAACCGATGTCTCTATCATCTTTCCGCCATCAAGTGAAACCTGGAATAAACGCACAATGTCATGTCGATCTGAATGGTCCACACGTGGTTCTCTTTCGGAATATCACGACCAGAGGCGGTCCCACAGAGGGGATAACGCCGATTTTATCCCTCGTTCGGAAGCGAATAAGTGCgaaccagggccccgtcttacaaagagttacgattgatccgatcaattgtaattctgtggaaatccatcagtgtcataatttttttttctacgaaaaatttgcacaatatctTTTGTATGCAAAGACTAGCGCAGtggattttcaagaaaacaatgactgcatgaatatatatgatagctagaaaatattttggaacaaacatgcatgatagatgttgacgttgctggccgtccatagttgcgattgatcggatcaatcgtaactctttgttagacgggCCCCTGATGACGAGTTACGGTGTCGAGATGATGTTGGCTCATTTTGATGCAAGAAGACGCTCAAGATGCCGAGTTTGTGACAGTATGGTACTTCGACTTGTTTCGGACAAGAATACAAGATGACGATGTGTTGGAACTTCACAAGTAGACTTGTATGTGGCAAGAAGACAATATAACGAGTTGGCGAAACTAGGCAAAATAATGATCGACTTGTTTGGGACAAGAAGGCAAGATGACAAGTTATATTGTCTTTTTGTCCCCAATAAATCGACTTGCTAAATTCCAACAACTGATCATCTTGTCTTCTTGTCCGAAATAAATCGACTTGCTAAATTCCAACAACTCGTCATCTTGTCTTGAAGAGTGACTTGCCATGTTTCACCAACTCGTCTTCTTGGATTCTTGTCTCAAATATTCAGTTGACTTGCCAAGTTTAATAACTCATCCATCGTCTTGTCATCTGTTCCCAAACAAGACGACCTTCCAAGTATGAACGACTCATCATCTTGTCTTGTTGCCCCAGACAAGTCGTCTTGCCGAGTACAAACAACCCGTCTTCTCATCATTTAAGCAGTCTCGTCATCTTCGCTTGTCGTCTCGTTGGCACTTATAGGCTTCCGTAcacagtaaaaataaaaaattatacaacgctgtttagtATATGAACcgtacagtaattgtttaaagagtttaaacaagtgtagtgtttaaatcttaagcaacaattTATTAATTAACAATTAACTTTCAATACTTAATCTTCACtaaatgattgtttaaacggttaaacaaatactataaggttcatatagtaaacagcgttgtataaaatcttaaacagcgtttttttGTAGTGTGTATGTGGGTTTTATTACCTTAAAATGCACCCTTTGAGGAAACTATTAGTAATGCAGAGGTTGAATTAGcgtataattttattatttgcaaAGAAACTAAAATTGTTGTAACAGGAAAAGCACATGTTAATAACTATTGCAATATGACTCATTGAGTTGTGATTATTGTTGTATTTTCATTTAAGTGGGCTTACATTACAAGACTATACCCTTCACAGAATATTAAATTATGGGTAATGATGTTGACCAGATTTGAGAAGTTGAGGACTGGATATGGGGCTATTAATGCTACTGGCTCAATTGCTCTTTAAATGGCAAGAACGGGAAGAGACCATATCTCTTGGACGAGGGGtgctgggggtgctgaagcaccccaaaAAAATTCCTGGGGTGCTGTCTGTGTTATTTTTCATAGGCACCACCACCTGGAAATGTGGTAGATATGATAAATGGctgaaaatgaacattttgtaggaacaccccccccccccccccttttttttgcttgaaaaaTTTCAAGTTACAGAAATCActttcattttgtattgaacactgttagaaaatttatcctaaAGATTGGACTCCGAGTTGCAATTGAGACGACTTGACAAACTACAGAGCTTGACATTACCGATACTGCATCCGGGAATTTTCTTTCGAAGGATAAGCGCCTGACAAAAAGGATGAACGACGACAGAAAACACACCACGAAGACGGTGAGAATTTTCATTTCGCAAACGTTTGTTTCCTGATGTTGAAGGATAAGTTGggcccttaaaaaaaaaaacgattggcataataataataataagagaatgaagaataataataagagaattaacaataatggtaataataataataaaaagaatagtaataataataataataacaatgataatattataacaataataatagtcattATAGATTATCattctagaaataatctattccgaggtgcactattacccctgctttagcTCGAACAGTTTTTAATCAGTGAAAGTGTATTTTTTCTTCGAACAGTGcccttgtttttatatttttacttgcTTAATCATAATCATACGAAACAACTATTCTCACATTCTGATAAGTTGGCCCCTCTCACCCGATGTAAGTGGTGCCCGTTTATGCCCAGCACCTCCCTGCCCccgacttttttttttgtacctttAAAAGGGAGCATTCTCcaagatgaaaatgatatgattgaACAAAAcgtgataaaaatcaaacaagcattttgTGGACAATTTAAACATGATTGGTtgcaaaattcaattttaaggTATGAGATCTTTTAGTGTTTGCCTCACCAAGATCATGGTTGTCTTCGAGGTGACTATTTCATCATGTCCATCATGGGCaaaaatcccaggggggacgcgttccccctacccaaaatagtagggggacacaatatcaaatgtcatcctactatttttggtctttatatgatggaaagaaatacatcattcaaaataaaacattttggaCGACCTTACTTTTTTgctgataaccttttttttctttcttttttttttgcttgtcaaattttacagccc comes from the Lytechinus variegatus isolate NC3 chromosome 9, Lvar_3.0, whole genome shotgun sequence genome and includes:
- the LOC121421013 gene encoding carbohydrate sulfotransferase 11-like, whose protein sequence is MIETSVGTWSERQVLRQQLLRDECSKNQSLKLNMTNVIHNNRKLLRFYIVDDKYRILYGFICKVGSSHWKSVFLVLKGTFKTVEEIPLWRAHDPSLKKLSQYPPEEIEYRLRNYTTFVFMRDPLARVLSAYRNKLEEHNVPYQKAFGRRIIERYRDNPSKLELETGVGVTFAEFVRFITDKDAKNNMERHWKPVYQMVLPCNMHFDYIGKLETGKEDSEYILRYLRVDHLVRFKEPYRNTSNTEEIFTKYYKTISKEYLHRLYEIYAPDFKLFGYSMDEDLTRRKNYLLN